From a single Planococcus shenhongbingii genomic region:
- a CDS encoding ribonucleoside-diphosphate reductase subunit alpha — protein sequence MNSIIYSKTDAVAKALLRARDVYKLETADMLEKVESMEWPVKGEQSLIYALNRISMAEPDWTFVAAELYLNNLYEKAAKNRGFQAELKYGNFYGLVKTLSEIGIYSGDLLKRYSEEEIEVLGKEINAERDLLFNYIGLFLLADRYLAKDYEGNLYELPQERFLVIAMTLMQNEPKNKRLDLVKEAYWAMSNLYMTVATPTLSNAGKSFGQLSSCFIDTVDDSLDGIYLNNWDIARLSKDGGGIGVYYGKVRALGSDIKKFKGNSSGVIPWIRLVNDTAVSVDQLGQRQGAVAIYLDVFHKDIMNGFLDLKTNNGDERRKAHDIFTGVAIPDLFMEKLKETDGSGRSTGEWHTFCPHQVKQIMGWKDEAGTALGLEDFYDETDVKHFTEKYEEALANPLLPRKTYRAMDIMARIMVSQLETGTPYMFYRDEVNRQNPNKHLRGKGLTSIYCSNLCSEIAQNMSATTIKKEYTDEDGNLVMIRKPGDFVVCNLSSINLPRAVKADVLERLIPIQMRMLDNVINLNTISVGQADATNKKYRAVGSGTFGWAHLLALEGIHWETEEAVMFADKLYEEIAYHTIRSSMELAKEKGAYREFTGSEWQTGEYFERKNYTSERWNELQKEIAENGVRNGWMMAVAPNSSTAKIGGSTDGIDPLYAVEYAEEKKNFKFKVTAPDLDHNTYDYYRRSRHVLDQKWSIRQNAARQRHIDQAISFNFYVPHTIKAKELLGLHFEAWQQGLKTTYYVRSTSQAEIEECEACQS from the coding sequence ATGAATTCAATAATTTATTCGAAAACAGATGCAGTCGCGAAAGCTTTATTGCGGGCGAGAGATGTCTATAAGTTGGAGACAGCCGATATGCTTGAGAAAGTGGAAAGCATGGAGTGGCCAGTTAAAGGGGAACAATCCCTGATTTATGCACTCAACCGCATCTCCATGGCGGAACCGGATTGGACATTCGTCGCAGCGGAACTTTATTTAAACAACTTATACGAAAAAGCTGCGAAAAATCGGGGTTTTCAGGCGGAACTGAAGTACGGAAATTTCTATGGGCTGGTGAAAACTCTTAGTGAAATCGGTATTTATTCAGGAGACTTGCTGAAGCGCTATTCGGAAGAAGAAATCGAAGTGCTCGGGAAAGAAATCAATGCGGAACGGGATCTTTTGTTTAATTACATCGGCTTGTTTTTACTGGCAGACCGCTATTTGGCGAAGGATTACGAAGGGAATTTGTATGAGCTGCCGCAGGAACGTTTTCTGGTCATTGCAATGACTTTGATGCAGAACGAACCAAAAAACAAGCGGCTGGATTTGGTGAAAGAAGCTTACTGGGCAATGAGCAATCTCTATATGACAGTTGCGACGCCGACGCTGTCCAATGCCGGCAAAAGTTTTGGACAGCTGTCGTCCTGCTTTATCGATACGGTGGATGATTCGCTTGACGGCATTTACTTGAACAACTGGGACATCGCGCGCCTCAGCAAAGACGGCGGCGGCATCGGCGTCTATTACGGAAAAGTGCGGGCGCTCGGATCCGACATCAAAAAGTTCAAAGGCAATTCGTCGGGCGTCATTCCGTGGATCCGTTTGGTCAACGACACAGCGGTCAGTGTCGACCAGCTCGGGCAGCGCCAAGGCGCCGTAGCGATTTACCTGGATGTGTTCCACAAAGACATCATGAACGGCTTCTTGGATTTGAAAACCAACAACGGCGACGAGCGCCGGAAAGCGCATGATATTTTCACAGGCGTGGCGATTCCGGATCTGTTCATGGAAAAACTGAAGGAAACCGACGGCAGCGGCCGCAGCACCGGTGAATGGCATACATTCTGTCCTCATCAGGTGAAACAGATTATGGGCTGGAAAGACGAGGCGGGGACGGCGCTTGGGTTGGAAGATTTCTATGACGAAACCGATGTGAAGCATTTCACGGAGAAATATGAAGAAGCGCTTGCCAATCCTTTATTGCCAAGGAAGACGTACCGGGCGATGGACATCATGGCGCGCATCATGGTGTCGCAGCTTGAAACCGGCACGCCGTATATGTTCTACCGCGACGAAGTCAATCGCCAGAACCCGAACAAGCACCTGCGCGGCAAAGGGCTTACGTCAATTTACTGCAGCAATTTGTGCAGCGAAATCGCTCAAAATATGTCAGCGACAACCATCAAGAAAGAATACACAGATGAAGACGGCAACCTTGTGATGATCCGCAAACCGGGCGATTTTGTCGTCTGCAACTTGTCGTCGATCAACTTGCCGCGCGCTGTGAAAGCGGATGTGCTCGAGCGGCTGATTCCGATCCAGATGCGCATGCTCGATAACGTCATCAACTTGAACACGATTTCCGTTGGTCAGGCCGATGCGACGAATAAAAAATATAGAGCAGTTGGTTCAGGAACTTTCGGATGGGCACATTTACTCGCGCTTGAAGGCATCCATTGGGAAACCGAGGAAGCTGTCATGTTCGCGGATAAATTGTACGAAGAAATTGCTTACCATACGATTCGCTCTTCGATGGAGCTCGCTAAGGAAAAAGGCGCTTACCGCGAATTTACCGGATCGGAATGGCAGACCGGTGAATATTTTGAACGCAAAAATTACACCAGCGAACGCTGGAATGAACTGCAAAAAGAAATCGCGGAAAACGGCGTCCGCAACGGTTGGATGATGGCAGTGGCGCCAAATTCATCAACTGCAAAAATCGGCGGCTCGACGGATGGCATCGACCCGCTGTATGCCGTTGAATACGCCGAAGAAAAGAAAAACTTCAAATTTAAAGTAACGGCACCGGACTTGGATCATAACACATACGATTACTACCGCCGCTCGCGCCACGTGCTCGACCAAAAGTGGAGCATCCGCCAGAACGCGGCCCGGCAGCGCCATATCGACCAGGCAATCAGCTTCAATTTCTATGTGCCGCATACCATCAAAGCGAAAGAATTACTGGGGCTGCATTTTGAGGCATGGCAGCAAGGCCTGAAGACGACGTACTACGTGCGCAGCACATCCCAAGCCGAAA
- a CDS encoding acyl-CoA thioesterase: MTQQITASRSRTIQTKLVLPPDTNHMGTIFGGTVLSYIDEIAAITAMKHSGKAVVTASIDTVNFLSSARVGNVLLLEGVVISTGRTSMEVYVKAECQNIETGEKTLTTTAILTMVAVSEDGKPTPVPGVVPETENEKQLFQSAQERKQRRMKINEFAKELV; the protein is encoded by the coding sequence ATGACACAGCAAATCACAGCAAGCAGATCGCGGACGATTCAGACTAAATTGGTGCTGCCGCCGGATACCAATCATATGGGAACGATTTTCGGCGGGACGGTGCTTAGCTATATCGACGAAATTGCCGCCATTACGGCCATGAAACACAGCGGAAAAGCCGTGGTGACTGCCTCAATTGATACGGTGAATTTCCTGTCGTCCGCACGGGTCGGCAATGTGCTGCTTCTGGAAGGGGTTGTGATTTCCACTGGGCGGACTTCGATGGAAGTTTATGTGAAAGCGGAATGCCAAAACATTGAAACAGGAGAGAAAACGTTGACGACGACCGCCATCCTGACAATGGTGGCAGTGAGCGAAGATGGAAAACCGACGCCGGTTCCCGGTGTAGTTCCGGAAACGGAAAATGAGAAGCAGCTGTTCCAAAGTGCGCAAGAGCGCAAACAGCGCCGCATGAAAATTAATGAATTTGCAAAGGAGCTGGTTTGA
- a CDS encoding Nramp family divalent metal transporter: MSTVQSTEKSAPAIPRTLKEKAKMVGPGFVTAATGVGTGDLIAALVAGAAFGMTLGWAILLGSLFKFYFTEGMGRWQLATGKTILEGWHSLGKWATGYFGVYSIIWGFSYGAAAMSTSAIMMVTMFPIMPLWAWAVIHGLAGLALVLFGHYELFEKVMTLMVGLMFVTVVGSAVILLPDIGNIVSGFVPRTGGSSLLLVLGLLGGVGGTITMASYGYWIREKNWVGKAWIPMMRVDSATGYIITAIFTLSLLVVGAEFLFGTGIEINGEEGLIALSGLYSEQFGSFARWLFLIGAWSAAFSSLLGVWNGVPYLFADFVRMVGKKGAASDEPVSKKDPAYRFYLLWLTFPPMVLLFFGQPVLLVILYGALGALFMPFLAISLMLLLNSKRVDQGFKNGWVTNTVLTACVIVFVYLGAIELLKLF; encoded by the coding sequence ATGTCTACAGTTCAAAGCACTGAAAAATCAGCACCTGCTATACCACGTACGTTGAAAGAGAAAGCCAAAATGGTCGGGCCGGGATTTGTAACCGCTGCAACAGGAGTGGGAACCGGCGATTTGATTGCAGCTCTTGTCGCTGGGGCGGCTTTTGGCATGACGCTCGGATGGGCTATTCTGCTCGGTTCATTGTTCAAGTTTTATTTCACAGAAGGCATGGGACGCTGGCAGCTGGCCACAGGAAAGACCATTCTGGAAGGCTGGCATTCGCTTGGAAAGTGGGCAACGGGTTATTTCGGCGTCTATTCCATCATTTGGGGATTCAGTTACGGGGCAGCTGCGATGTCGACGAGCGCCATTATGATGGTAACGATGTTTCCCATTATGCCCCTATGGGCTTGGGCAGTCATTCATGGCTTAGCTGGACTTGCATTGGTGCTGTTCGGCCATTATGAACTTTTTGAAAAAGTGATGACGCTCATGGTCGGCCTCATGTTTGTCACGGTTGTCGGTTCAGCAGTAATTCTTCTGCCGGATATCGGAAATATCGTGAGCGGTTTTGTGCCGCGGACCGGCGGCAGTTCGCTGCTGCTAGTTTTAGGGCTGCTCGGCGGGGTAGGCGGAACGATTACGATGGCGTCATACGGCTATTGGATTCGTGAAAAGAATTGGGTGGGCAAAGCTTGGATTCCGATGATGAGAGTGGATTCCGCTACCGGGTACATCATTACCGCAATTTTCACCTTGTCTCTGCTAGTCGTCGGAGCGGAATTTTTATTCGGTACCGGCATTGAAATTAATGGAGAAGAAGGGTTAATAGCGTTATCCGGTTTATACAGCGAGCAGTTCGGTTCTTTTGCCCGCTGGCTGTTCTTGATTGGTGCCTGGTCTGCAGCGTTTTCATCTTTATTGGGTGTGTGGAACGGCGTGCCGTATCTGTTTGCGGACTTTGTCCGAATGGTAGGCAAAAAAGGTGCGGCGTCAGATGAACCGGTTTCTAAGAAAGATCCGGCATACCGTTTTTATCTTTTATGGCTGACATTTCCGCCGATGGTTCTGCTGTTTTTCGGCCAACCGGTGCTTCTTGTTATCTTATACGGTGCGCTGGGCGCTTTGTTCATGCCATTTCTGGCGATCAGCCTAATGCTTCTGCTCAATTCGAAACGGGTGGACCAAGGATTCAAGAATGGATGGGTCACCAATACCGTTTTAACAGCATGTGTCATTGTCTTTGTTTATTTGGGGGCCATTGAACTGCTTAAATTGTTTTAA
- a CDS encoding undecaprenyl-diphosphate phosphatase: protein MQLWELVVAMILGIVEGLTEFAPVSSTGHMIIVDDIWLQSKELYTEPVANTFKVVIQLGSILAVVIVFKDRFKDLLGLDRKATAGKKQRLSLTKVIVGLIPAGVLGLLFEDYIDEYLFSVETVVIGLVVGAILMLIADFVTKKKPHHTETVDKMTYKQALGMGLFQCLGLWPGFSRSGSTISGGVLLRMSHHSAADFTFIMAVPIMLGASGLSLIKNWQYFTMDALPFFTVGFVSAFIVALVVVKFFLKLIDKIKLVPFAIYRLVLAALIYIFFL, encoded by the coding sequence ATGCAGTTATGGGAATTAGTTGTTGCAATGATATTAGGGATTGTTGAAGGGCTGACAGAATTTGCTCCGGTTTCTTCAACGGGTCACATGATCATCGTCGATGACATTTGGCTACAGTCAAAAGAGCTGTACACAGAGCCGGTAGCGAATACATTTAAAGTAGTCATTCAATTAGGTTCGATTTTAGCGGTAGTCATCGTTTTTAAAGACCGATTTAAAGATTTGCTTGGACTGGATAGAAAAGCGACAGCAGGGAAAAAGCAGCGCCTTAGTTTAACAAAAGTGATTGTTGGATTAATCCCGGCCGGCGTACTGGGACTGTTATTTGAAGATTACATAGATGAGTATCTGTTTTCTGTAGAAACGGTTGTGATCGGACTTGTTGTTGGAGCGATTCTCATGTTGATCGCAGATTTTGTCACGAAAAAGAAACCTCATCATACTGAAACGGTTGATAAAATGACATACAAGCAAGCATTAGGTATGGGTCTTTTCCAATGTCTTGGACTATGGCCTGGATTCTCGCGTTCCGGTTCTACAATTTCCGGAGGTGTTTTGCTGAGAATGAGCCACCATTCTGCAGCTGACTTTACGTTCATCATGGCGGTGCCGATCATGCTTGGCGCCAGTGGGTTGTCGCTGATTAAAAACTGGCAATATTTCACCATGGACGCTTTGCCGTTCTTTACGGTCGGCTTTGTCAGTGCCTTCATCGTCGCGCTGGTCGTCGTTAAATTTTTCCTGAAGTTGATCGACAAAATCAAATTGGTGCCTTTTGCGATTTACCGCCTGGTGCTTGCAGCATTGATTTATATATTCTTTCTGTAA